The Chthoniobacterales bacterium genome includes a window with the following:
- a CDS encoding sigma-54 dependent transcriptional regulator codes for MAKIMIVDDEPSMVEVIATLCREKGHQAMPFSSSVAALDQLEKAAPQLVIVDIKMEKVGGFDILRECKEKLPNTAVIMITGYASVETAVDAMKLGAFDYITKPFKIDELQLTVQRALDFQAAIRENVYLKRELKEKYKFENIIGTSGKMQAIYNLIAKVADTDSTILIQGESGTGKELVARALHFNSHRQHHPFVAINCSALPENLLESELFGHKKGSFTGAVQDKLGLFEEANEGTIFLDEVNSMAPALQTKLLRVLQERHIRRVGETKSVAINVRVVAAANEALSEKIKGGGFREDLYYRLAVIPLELPPLRDRLEDVPLLVNHFLAKNASQTSTEPKKIEPKALELLGRYSWPGNVRELENAVERACALCDNGVIKPEDLPPHVANNHDTTVNGPNVEWRIGQKLDEFVRGMERRYIEQTLAFNNDSREKTAGMLDISIATLYRKLEIKKGDKDVLV; via the coding sequence ATGGCCAAAATAATGATCGTTGATGACGAACCTTCCATGGTCGAAGTCATCGCCACTCTCTGTCGCGAAAAAGGGCATCAAGCGATGCCATTCAGCTCCTCAGTCGCCGCCCTGGATCAGTTGGAAAAGGCTGCGCCTCAACTGGTTATCGTCGACATCAAAATGGAAAAAGTCGGCGGATTCGACATCCTCCGAGAGTGCAAGGAGAAGCTCCCGAATACGGCGGTGATTATGATCACCGGTTACGCCTCGGTGGAAACGGCCGTGGATGCGATGAAGCTCGGCGCTTTCGATTACATCACGAAGCCCTTCAAAATCGACGAGTTACAGTTGACTGTGCAGCGCGCCTTGGATTTCCAAGCGGCCATTCGCGAAAATGTCTATCTCAAACGCGAACTAAAGGAAAAATACAAATTTGAGAATATCATCGGCACAAGCGGCAAGATGCAGGCGATCTACAATCTCATCGCCAAGGTTGCGGACACCGACAGCACGATCCTGATACAAGGCGAGAGCGGCACCGGTAAAGAACTGGTCGCCAGGGCTTTACACTTCAACAGCCATCGCCAGCATCATCCATTTGTCGCGATCAACTGCTCGGCTTTACCTGAAAACTTGCTGGAGTCGGAATTGTTTGGTCACAAAAAAGGCTCTTTCACCGGCGCGGTGCAGGACAAATTGGGCCTTTTCGAAGAAGCCAACGAGGGCACCATTTTCCTTGATGAGGTGAATTCCATGGCCCCTGCGTTGCAAACCAAGCTGCTGCGCGTGCTGCAAGAGCGTCATATTCGTCGGGTTGGTGAAACGAAAAGCGTGGCAATCAATGTCCGCGTTGTCGCTGCCGCCAACGAGGCTCTGAGCGAAAAAATCAAGGGCGGCGGATTCCGCGAGGATTTGTATTACCGCCTGGCTGTGATTCCATTGGAACTCCCGCCGCTGCGCGATCGTCTGGAAGACGTGCCGCTTTTGGTGAATCATTTTTTAGCCAAAAACGCGTCGCAGACGAGCACCGAGCCCAAGAAAATCGAGCCGAAAGCACTCGAACTCCTCGGTCGCTACAGTTGGCCGGGCAATGTGCGCGAACTGGAAAATGCCGTCGAACGCGCCTGCGCCTTGTGCGATAACGGCGTAATCAAGCCCGAGGATTTGCCGCCGCACGTCGCCAATAATCACGACACCACAGTCAATGGACCGAACGTCGAATGGCGCATCGGCCAAAAACTCGACGAATTTGTGCGCGGCATGGAGCGCCGTTACATTGAGCAGACGCTTGCCTTTAACAACGATTCCCGGGAGAAAACAGCCGGGATGCTCGACATCAGCATTGCGACGCTTTATCGCAAGCTGGAGATCAAAAAGGGCGACAAGGACGTTTTGGTTTAG
- a CDS encoding D-alanyl-D-alanine carboxypeptidase family protein translates to MKTLACLTAAALLFCSGVPCESAEVKPAPGELVVAAGGAAVMDSFAGTFLWQKNADQRFFPASSTKILTALLIIESGHLDDIVTVTLEDTKVEPSSLDLKPGETYTRRQLLFGLMLKSANDVAMALARDNAGSVAAFAEKMTKRAAELGATDSHFMNPNGLHHPQHYTTAHDLALISRTAMQLPYFREIVRTQAFDWQSPRGMVPLRNHNRLLVRYPGCIGIKTGYTSQAQQVLVSSALRDGREYLAVVLHTNRPGIWEDSTKMLDFGFASTQF, encoded by the coding sequence ATGAAAACGCTCGCCTGCCTCACCGCGGCTGCCCTGCTTTTTTGCAGTGGAGTTCCATGCGAATCAGCGGAGGTAAAACCGGCTCCCGGTGAATTGGTGGTGGCCGCCGGGGGAGCCGCAGTGATGGATAGTTTCGCTGGCACATTTCTCTGGCAGAAGAATGCGGACCAGCGTTTTTTCCCGGCGAGCTCTACGAAGATTCTCACGGCGTTGCTGATCATCGAGTCCGGCCACTTGGACGACATTGTCACAGTCACGTTGGAAGACACGAAAGTGGAGCCGAGTTCGCTCGATCTCAAGCCGGGCGAAACTTACACGCGGAGGCAGTTGCTCTTCGGTCTGATGCTGAAAAGCGCCAACGACGTCGCTATGGCCCTCGCCCGCGACAACGCCGGAAGCGTGGCTGCCTTTGCCGAAAAGATGACGAAACGCGCCGCCGAGTTGGGGGCGACTGACAGTCATTTCATGAACCCCAACGGGCTGCATCACCCGCAGCATTACACCACGGCGCACGACTTGGCGCTGATCAGCCGGACCGCGATGCAACTGCCGTATTTCCGCGAAATCGTTCGCACCCAAGCCTTCGACTGGCAGTCGCCGCGTGGGATGGTGCCGCTCCGCAATCACAACCGGCTGCTCGTGCGCTATCCGGGTTGTATCGGTATCAAGACAGGCTACACCAGTCAGGCGCAGCAGGTGTTGGTGAGCAGCGCCCTCCGCGACGGGCGCGAATATCTCGCAGTCGTGTTGCATACGAATCGCCCCGGAATCTGGGAAGACAGCACCAAGATGCTCGACTTCGGATTTGCCTCCACTCAATTCTGA